ACACATTTCAATATCATTATGGATCTCAAATAACTTTAGTTTTGCTTCCGTCTTCCGTTTGTCATCATTGATGAAGGTCATGACAGATTTGATCTTGTCCAGGGCTTGTTCCAGAGCTACATGGTCGGGCGACGTCTTCTCTGTGTGCTTCAAGATGTCTGTTGGCAAATGGACACATTAACCTCAGGGAAAAACAATAAGGCACAGATTCAAGCTTCTCTAATATTAGAAAGATGGACAACATGACTTCAAGGATAAAAACATTAGTGTACAAGCTTTTCTAAAATTAGGGAGATGGACACACTGACTTCAAGGAAACATAAGGGTATAAACTTAGCTTCTCTAAAAAGTAAACTAAGCACATGCACGACTGAACAACCAATACTTGCCGCCAATAAGGAGACTCATGGACGGTAGTCTTTGTACAGGTCGAATCAACAGCTCCTGCAAACTCTGGCGGCCACACTCAGGTTTGTTTTGGGCAATTTTGAGGAAGGCGTGAAATCTTGGCCTTTCACTCGAGATTTTCTGCAgcatttccttcatgttttcgaAAAAGTTGATGAAAGGTGGATACGCCTTCTCCAATTCAGTAGACTGGAAGAGAATTGGTGGTTAAGTCATTACTGTGATTTTCCTACATACAATAAAGAGATACACGACAAATGGATGAAATTTCAGAAGAGAGTAAACAAAAAGATGGACAGATGAAATAACTATAATGAAACTTAGGACCATATTATGATATACTTCTGCACCACAACTCCACTagattcaaaaggctctaattgaagttacacaggttttaaaggtgtttttatgggtctagtgacagattaacaacacttCTACATCGTCAATAAAAGACACTCGAGAACACAGCTAATAATTTCTATGGCTTTTAAATAGTCacagtgagagagcaaagcatttccgAACATGGCCCTTAAAGCCACATCATATATAATGAACAGTAAACTTACGTATTTCAAGATGATCTCCCCAATACTGGCATCAGGCGTCCAGTTGTGAGCCAGATGGAGGAGGTCATCCCGCATCCTTGTGTGAACTGTGTGTATTGGTGGCAGGTTACCAAATATGTAACGCAACTCCTGGCTGTCCAGCATGGGGCCACCTGACTGGGAGTTGTTCTCTAGAGGGACTTTGATGACCTGCAATACATTTAGATCAGCCAATACTCCACTACTGACATAAaaggtgtgtgtattttctgCTGCCTTCTGTGTATCTTCTAGACCTCAAAAATTTCAAGTAGCACAAGTTATCTTAATCCTTTTCCTAATATAAAATATACTAGTGATATGCTGGTAAATTTGTGTGAATCTGATATAAGGGTTTGAGATGTGACACACTACCTTTTCTATTGCGTCTAGAATGCTGACGTAATTGCATTCAGTCTTAACTAACTCGTGGAAGACGCGCTGTCTCGCCGAGAGCTGCCGGAGGTCAACAGGTGGCGGACTGAGGGGGATCTGCTCACTGCTGTGGAAAGAAAGACATCTCTTAACATCACACTGCTCAAGGCTTTGTATCTGTTCACTTGTTTGTCATTTTTGTCAGCATGAATATAAGCAACACTGAGATAAGggagataaaataatgatgatttaTATACAGTGTAAAAGCTTTAGAATATGAAATGAACAGTATGAGTGAATACCTTAAGGCCTAAGTTGATCAGTAGCTAAGTGCATTCACCTGTTTATGTCAAATGTACACAGATAATTTTGCCCAGTGAATCTTCCCATCATGCACCTGTCCATCTCATTACCTATTGTTGAGGTCACTTAACAGTTTCAGTTCCTCTAATCTCATGCATCCCACACTAACCTTAACTTAAACGGGTGACAAAAATTCAATGCGAAAACCTTAAAATTTTGGCAATGTGCTCTTAATCATACAAGTTTCTGATACATGGCTGATATACACTGCGTCAGGTAGTGCTGTGATGTCTAAAATTTAGTTTATAAATGTATATTAAATTTATAGACATGCATAATACATGGTCAACCTCACCACACTACTCCCAATGATCCCTTACCCATCTAGCTCACTGAATGATCTGTAAAGCAAAgagaaatgaagtaaatatCACACCATTACAAGGAACTAAAGGAACAACCATTTCTAAGCGAGCCACTGTACATGTGtcaataaagaaatgaagaggacaCAGCTAGGGCATCTCTCACCTGCcagagggaggagcaagcctGTTTGGTGTGGAGGCAGTGTCGTCCAGGAAGGAACCATCAGCTGACAAGAAAGCCAAGTCACCCGCAGAGGATCTTCTTTTGCTGCTGTCCAGAATGATCATGTCAGATATCAAAGAACAATACATCTTTATCTTCACTTATGTACTAGTGAGAAAATTCTTAACTTGGTATAAGACTGGGAGATAAAAATaccaaactgtgtgtgtgtgtgtgtgtgtgtgtgtgtgtgtgtaagtttttttttgcctgtggattaacacttttctatgctgtcaaaatagttctccattttttcatgcatttcttatgcCAAGTTAGTTTTCCCAATAGTATGAGTATATCATTATGGAGAATATGTGCATTCTTTATAAACACCAAATAATACCAAGGTGAATCCCTTTCATCatcacagaaacagaaacatAAGACTTACAATGTCTCTCAATGATGCATAAGAAACAAAAATCAGCATAAAGTAACAAATAGCAAACAATACACTTTATAAaacaatttacacacacactgtctctcaCTGATGCATTAGTAGCAAATGGCAAACAATACACTTCATAAAACAATCTCCTTTTTGAATCAGTAATGCATATTGTGGTTCATGTACAATAAACAGGTGGCATAAGCTGGCCTGGTGAGGTGACCAGCAGCTGTGGCGATACCTGGCTGGGGCAGAGGGAAGGGCGGAGGAGGAGTCATCTTGTGCCAGGTGCTGCACTGTCTCTCGTAACCGTTTGCGGCGCCGACTCCGAGAACcaggagtggaaggagaggagaacatCTGTCGTGGACTTAACATACTGGCATTCTGAAATAAACGTACGAACATaagagaaactgcaagaagccatcaggcctacatgtggcagtccctgtatgaaacattcctacctctttccatctatcctcatccataaatctgtctaaccttgcaaagttccctaatgacaaACGAGGAGATATTTCTATTAGTACTGAACATGGAgaacaaaaaatgcacacaaagtcAACAGTTCTTCATAATGTAAAGATTACCCAATGAAAACTGATGTGCAACTCACCAATTCCTCAAAGAGATGCAAGGTCTCACTGGGTGGCGCCTCCATCTGTATAGATGTCCAAAACCACTCAGCCTTCACCACATGTGCCTTTGGGGGACAGTCAGGAGGCTTCTCTGTCACTGTCTGGTCCTCTAACACCTGCCAACCACAGCAAACGTGTACAGGATgtagaaataaatgtaaatgtaaaaataatagcaaGTACTCTAGGATAAAAAGATTGACAGTCAGCTAAATCTTGAGTCTTAATTGACGGCACATTACGATGCACAAGATAATCTACTAACTAACACCAGCAAAGCACAGCAAATATGCACAAAATGTAGAAAACTAGTAAATCTAAAAAGATGAGTGCTCAAATGACCCTGACAAGTGCATCAAGTTTTAATCAACAGGACATTAAGATGTATAAATATTCTACcaatttgaaaagaaaagagcataACTACTAACTCAGTGACAAAAAGATAGAATTTCACTAgtatgagaagaaaggaaagctacCCAGCTTTTCCAAGAGCATTACTACTGCCTCGATAAAAAAGCAAGGATTTCACTAgtatgaggagaaagaaaagctgGCCAGTGAGTCCTTACCACATGCGTCGCCTGCTGGTCCTCCAGGGTGGTGTTGAAGCCACCATTCTGAGTCACCAGGTCCTCCATCTGGCTCTGGTCCTCTTCCTGGAAGCCCACCAACACAATGCGCAGGTTTTGGAACACCTTCAGCTTGTACTTGGCCTGTGGGAAATATCTTGATTAGAGGAAAATTCTTAATCTGTGAGAATTATGACTAACTAATACATAACTGAAACCTACTCTCCTCTTACAAAATAATGATGCAAGTCTCTCAAAGAAGTCATCCTGGAGCCTGTGAGTGAGTCAGGAGgttatggaaggagagaaaaggagagaaaatataagataTGACAATTATAACTAGCTACAAGTATCTGAAAAACTACACTTCTcacaaaataatgatgcaaGTCTCTCAAAAGTCATCCTGGAGCCTGTGAATGATTCAGGAAGctatggaaggagggaaaaggctGGAAAATATAAGATAGTAAAAACTGTTCCATGTAGACTCACCAGGAGGCAgcagaatgagagaaaaggctGGAAAATATAAGATACCAAAACCATACTTGCTGCAGACTCACCATGGTGTCTGTGGTGGCCCGGGCTCCCACCTCGTCTCGGTGGGCCCAGGCAGCATGCACCCAGTCCTCACTCATGATGGGTATGTTGAAGGTGTTGGCGTACTGGTACTTCTCCCCCGTGGAGGAGTACGCCAGCAGGTGTGTCACGGTGTCTATGATCTCATTCTTCACACTCCCACCCATGTAGTGCACCAGCTTCAGTAACCTGCACTGtggatcacaaaaaaatatttcaattCAACAATAAATCAAACAAACTTCAAAACCATTTGCTCAAAACATTTAAGGCAATAAAATCTATCAATAGTAGACTAGCTAAATGCTACACTACACTTAACTCAGTCAGATCCAAATGAACTTAGACATAATCTTTAAAATAATCTCAAATATTTGcttgaaacactaaaaacacttaatCTATCAATAACAGGACGGATTCCTCAATGCTTCAAGCCACAGTACAATCTGCAAAATGCTACACTTACaacttcattcttctttctgaATCCTGTGAAGACGAGAATGGCATCTTTCATAACATGGCAGAAGACTGGCCGTCTTGTATAGGTGAGCACTCCATTTCCAGACAGCTCTATTAGTGCTGGCTTCCCTAGTAACCTGTGAAGAGCATAACAATGAGGAGAGGCATATTTCAAAGAACATTATGCAAAGGGTCTCATTATAACCTTGACAATGATACACAGAGCAACCTATCTCTTTCTAAAACATCTGGTACTGTGTGATATAAGGTTATAATAGGAATGTCTGTGCTCAAACTTGATTGAGAGCAAAATGTCCCACTAAATAAGAACCTTAGTATATTGAGCagaggaatattgtaaaaaGCAATACAGGGACACTGTATAACCTTGACAATGATACAAAGAGCAACATATCCTTCTAAAACACCTAGTACTATATAAGAATATACAGTATGTCTGTGTTTAAACTTGACCGAAAGTAGAAAATCCCACTAAAAGTCtagcatgaaaagaaaaaaagaataaaaaaagtaaagacatCAATAAGTATTCACTAGTGTATCAgtcaacaagaagaaaaagtgaagcTTACCGAACTCCCGCCTTATCAAGCTCTTCAAACACCGGACTCTCAAAATCACTCAGGACAAAGTACGTGCAGAAGGCAGAGTCTGACACATACTCCTCCCCTGTCTCTGATGTCACCACAGGCACGTTGAATTTCTGTGGGTGAAAATATAATGGTGACTAAACAATGCAATCTGAAATGACATCAAAACTTACAACAGGTAACAGTTTCATGGATgcataaatgaaaaggaaaatttctAATGTCTTCAAGCTTAGAACtcatgaaaataaacaagttCAAGCACtcttaaataaaaactaaataaatgtaATATCTCTGAGCTTgcaactcaaaaaaaaataagctaatTCATGCATGCTTAGATAAAAACTGAAGAAATCTGACATTATCATactcaaaactcaaaaataagccaattcatttatttttaaaccTTCACCTTACTGCTTAAATGAAAACATATTGTCTATTATCTTCATGCTCAAAACTCATGAAAACAAGCCAATTCACACATACCTATTTAAATATTCTTGACTTTAATCTATGTACCAGACTCACATCACATAagacccagacaaagcaccacacactcacacacacacactattcacaCAACTGTCACCTTAATGCTTAAATAAAGACACAACTATCATCTTCACACCCACCTTAGCTGCCTCGACTGTCTCTGCGTCATCTGCAAGGCTCCCAACTAAACAGATACGGGGATCCCCACATGGCTCTATATCTTGACTGACTACTGTGACATCTGTTGGAAGGGATACACACATTAATCATTCATCATTCCACTGCTCCTCTACCATTCACACTATACATTTAATATACTAGGATGTTAGTTTTAATGGGTTGTATTATTTGTATGCATAATAATACTGATCTGAACTTAACAGAACTGTTCTGACAAAGTCAAAGTGATggataggaagggagaggaaagccacagctggtggtgaacattgaagtctctaagaatggagattgtgaaaggaaagagtcaggatgtgctccacttttgaagttaagcagtcaaagaattttttgtaGTCAGAGggattaggtgagaggtatacagcacagataaatttagtttgagagtaactctgCAATCAtggccagatggtggaaaattcggaagattcaaaagTGTGGGCATGAAAGCAAATTGTGCACATGGATACAACAtacagctttggactgaaaatggaaatagaggaagtagaagggaacagaggagctactgtcagttgcctcagacacctgcatttggtgaggaaaagacaaggtttggtagaggagaggtggtgttccatggattgaaaattagaccaaaactacaaacattgcagaagttaatgaagaaaaagctgagGAGGTGGGATGGCAGGGGTGGTTGTCAAGACACTAAGGGTTGTTACCAAAGGAGGAGCAGTTTGACATGGGGACTTACCCAAATCAGATTAACCTCACTAAAAACTAAATTAATATAcctgaaccaaaccaaacataaCTAAATAATCAAGCTTACCTAACTGAACTGAACTAACCTCATCAAACTAACAGAATTTAACCGAATAAACCTAACCGaaccaaactaatctaacctaacctcaagcATTCAGGTGTGACAACACCTGAATGCCAGCATTCAGGTGTGACAATCTCAGTGACCCAAGATCCCACATTACTGGAAGGTTACCAAAATTagaacctaaattaacctaacaaCAGGAATACATAAAAGTCAAGCATTCTGATATGAAACTGAGTTCACAGTGAtacataatataataaaacaaaagcaggggggaggaaaaacaggaaatttaAGCACAGTTAGTTCTACAGCACAAGATTTAAACCTAATTTAAATGTAGGAGTATATAAAAATCTGACATTCTGGAATAAACTAAACagatatgcataaaaaaaaaaaggggggacaaacacagaaaaatttAGCACAGTTAGTCCTAGCACACAAAAtataaaccaaaccaaacttaatcctgagaataaataaagtatagCACAATCTGGCATGAAATTGACTATATGAGCATAAAATAaccagaaacaaaagaacagggCAGACACACCACTAATTTCAAAGCACAATCAATCCTGCATCAAAAAAATgtaaagctaacctaacttaaccctaaaaatgtataaaacCACATCATATTCTGGGATAAAACACTGTACAAGAGCATTAAAccaaaagtaaaggaaaacggCAAAAA
The Scylla paramamosain isolate STU-SP2022 chromosome 35, ASM3559412v1, whole genome shotgun sequence DNA segment above includes these coding regions:
- the LOC135090545 gene encoding protein ECT2-like isoform X1, translating into MVKCGHGDPAALTRKGKLVFISSLLQYFPCFHLSFGPWGNVTVVSQDIEPCGDPRICLVGSLADDAETVEAAKKFNVPVVTSETGEEYVSDSAFCTYFVLSDFESPVFEELDKAGVRLLGKPALIELSGNGVLTYTRRPVFCHVMKDAILVFTGFRKKNEVCRLLKLVHYMGGSVKNEIIDTVTHLLAYSSTGEKYQYANTFNIPIMSEDWVHAAWAHRDEVGARATTDTMAKYKLKVFQNLRIVLVGFQEEDQSQMEDLVTQNGGFNTTLEDQQATHVVLEDQTVTEKPPDCPPKAHVVKAEWFWTSIQMEAPPSETLHLFEELNASMLSPRQMFSSPSTPGSRSRRRKRLRETVQHLAQDDSSSALPSAPASSKRRSSAGDLAFLSADGSFLDDTASTPNRLAPPSGRSFSELDGSEQIPLSPPPVDLRQLSARQRVFHELVKTECNYVSILDAIEKVIKVPLENNSQSGGPMLDSQELRYIFGNLPPIHTVHTRMRDDLLHLAHNWTPDASIGEIILKYSTELEKAYPPFINFFENMKEMLQKISSERPRFHAFLKIAQNKPECGRQSLQELLIRPVQRLPSMSLLIGDILKHTEKTSPDHVALEQALDKIKSVMTFINDDKRKTEAKLKLFEIHNDIEMCPPNLVASHRMHMSKVDVTELSDSCSGRGDTLTLFLFNDVLEICKKKSKYNSIKSPSRANLHALKSIKTYKHLEMMNLAHIKRIVDIRETEDCHNVFALIIRSNQELKERLFTFTLIQDDITKSTFLKTLCRTVANIACRNDVENFLVSMDPHHLDIETSDVSLTNALSKALKFATRTGRKVSRAFSFNKSPSKLKRAVSTVMSPFGTLPQQSSMRGATSVNNLADLSLSGTPPTGGFAHPMATPTSRRRTLKNAH
- the LOC135090545 gene encoding protein ECT2-like isoform X7; translated protein: MAEQTQTCIVLNDVTVVSQDIEPCGDPRICLVGSLADDAETVEAAKKFNVPVVTSETGEEYVSDSAFCTYFVLSDFESPVFEELDKAGVRLLGKPALIELSGNGVLTYTRRPVFCHVMKDAILVFTGFRKKNEVCRLLKLVHYMGGSVKNEIIDTVTHLLAYSSTGEKYQYANTFNIPIMSEDWVHAAWAHRDEVGARATTDTMAKYKLKVFQNLRIVLVGFQEEDQSQMEDLVTQNGGFNTTLEDQQATHVVLEDQTVTEKPPDCPPKAHVVKAEWFWTSIQMEAPPSETLHLFEELNASMLSPRQMFSSPSTPGSRSRRRKRLRETVQHLAQDDSSSALPSAPASSKRRSSAGDLAFLSADGSFLDDTASTPNRLAPPSGRSFSELDGSEQIPLSPPPVDLRQLSARQRVFHELVKTECNYVSILDAIEKVIKVPLENNSQSGGPMLDSQELRYIFGNLPPIHTVHTRMRDDLLHLAHNWTPDASIGEIILKYSTELEKAYPPFINFFENMKEMLQKISSERPRFHAFLKIAQNKPECGRQSLQELLIRPVQRLPSMSLLIGDILKHTEKTSPDHVALEQALDKIKSVMTFINDDKRKTEAKLKLFEIHNDIEMCPPNLVASHRMHMSKVDVTELSDSCSGRGDTLTLFLFNDVLEICKKKSKYNSIKSPSRANLHALKSIKTYKHLEMMNLAHIKRIVDIRETEDCHNVFALIIRSNQELKERLFTFTLIQDDITKSTFLKTLCRTVANIACRNDVENFLVSMDPHHLDIETSDVSLTNALSKALKFATRTGRKVSRAFSFNKSPSKLKRAVSTVMSPFGTLPQQSSMRGATSVNNLADLSLSGTPPTGGFAHPMATPTSRRRTLKNAH
- the LOC135090545 gene encoding protein ECT2-like isoform X3; amino-acid sequence: MVKCGHGDPAALTRKGKLVFISSLLQYFPCFHLSFGPWGNVTVVSQDIEPCGDPRICLVGSLADDAETVEAAKKFNVPVVTSETGEEYVSDSAFCTYFVLSDFESPVFEELDKAGVRLLGKPALIELSGNGVLTYTRRPVFCHVMKDAILVFTGFRKKNEVCRLLKLVHYMGGSVKNEIIDTVTHLLAYSSTGEKYQYANTFNIPIMSEDWVHAAWAHRDEVGARATTDTMAKYKLKVFQNLRIVLVGFQEEDQSQMEDLVTQNGGFNTTLEDQQATHVVLEDQTVTEKPPDCPPKAHVVKAEWFWTSIQMEAPPSETLHLFEELNASMLSPRQMFSSPSTPGSRSRRRKRLRETVQHLAQDDSSSALPSAPASSKRRSSAGDLAFLSADGSFLDDTASTPNRLAPPSGSSEQIPLSPPPVDLRQLSARQRVFHELVKTECNYVSILDAIEKVIKVPLENNSQSGGPMLDSQELRYIFGNLPPIHTVHTRMRDDLLHLAHNWTPDASIGEIILKYSTELEKAYPPFINFFENMKEMLQKISSERPRFHAFLKIAQNKPECGRQSLQELLIRPVQRLPSMSLLIGDILKHTEKTSPDHVALEQALDKIKSVMTFINDDKRKTEAKLKLFEIHNDIEMCPPNLVASHRMHMSKVDVTELSDSCSGRGDTLTLFLFNDVLEICKKKSKYNSIKSPSRANLHALKSIKTYKHLEMMNLAHIKRIVDIRETEDCHNVFALIIRSNQELKERLFTFTLIQDDITKSTFLKTLCRTVANIACRNDVENFLVSMDPHHLDIETSDVSLTNALSKALKFATRTGRKVSRAFSFNKSPSKLKRAVSTVMSPFGTLPQQSSMRGATSVNNLADLSLSGTPPTGGFAHPMATPTSRRRTLKNAH